The DNA region GATGACATGCAAAACTACACATATTCTGAATCCATCCCTTATATCTTGGTAGGATGTGATTGCTGAAGAACACTAACACAAGTTTGGGTGTATTCTTGTGTTCTGCACTATTGACCAAATCATTTCACAATAAATACTTCATTCTGTAAGCTATTACTCAagatcttaaaaaatgtttctttaaacaaCAAGAGTCTGAGGTCTTTGCCGAGGACAATCTATGTACCTGGTGGCCAAGATTGTGGACTGACTGATCTTGTTATAAATTCAATTTGTACAATGGGTTAAGGAGATTTGGCATATGGATAgcaataaaatttttcttaaagaattaattacaaaatgtttttgtttctcatcAAACAttctttggaaaaattaaaaatttgtaacCATCAAAGTGTAATAAAGATATGTGGTATAAGGAAGACAGTATGTTCATTCCAGGGTTCATAATATGCTTGATGTCTGTAAAATCATCaaattaaattacatattttatgtctTCAGTTTCCTTATAGGcactttttagttttaaaaatagaatatattccGTTTCAGCACCTTCTTCTGCATACTAACACATACCTGTCTCATTGGAAATCTCattctctgggcaccaggcacagtcAAAGCAGCAGTCTGCTGTTTGTTCCTGATGAAATTTTCTGAATCCAGGAGTGCATTTCACACTGCATGTAGAAGTGGGAACCTTAGGGAAATGAAATTTTAGTTGGTAACAGACACAGGTTACAAATATTCTTCTATTATCATGCATTATTTATCAAATTCAGGTATCTGAGCATTTTCTACGAATCTGCAATGAAATTGAAGGCCATACAATATTTAGTACATGGTGTAATATTCTATGTATAAAGTATTGGTTGTAGAGATGAGAAACTGTTTCTTCCTAAATTGAAATGATCTAATAGGGATACTTAGGAGGCATGCATTGCTCTTGATAAGTTTAAAACTCAAAATCAAGGATACTGACTTTGGTGGGAGGGAAAGCAGGGTGGAACAATGAAGAGTAatggaatgaagaaaataaagcatgTTGTAGGAGACTTTCATTGacttaaattttttaagttaaaataaaagcttaggataaagaaaaatgttttggaAACAATAACATGATATCCTTCATTAGGCTATAAAGATGTTTGCACAGAATCACAAAATTTCATGGTTTATACCCAGTtgcaaattttaataatttaatatttttattttgtatatatgtttctttgGTATAAGGTTAATTGGAATATAACCCTAGGCATCCATGGAAGCCAAAAGGATTGTATCCCCAACACCTGGACTTAAAGAAAGTTGTGAGCCATCAAAAACAGGTGCTTAGTGAACTGAGCTTTGGCCCTTCCCAAGAGCAGTGATTGTTTTAAACATCCAACCCATCATTCCCATTGTACAAATTTTTATAACACAGATGtacttaaaagaatgaaaattatgGTGTACACACTGGTGTTTCTCCAATGGATGACTCTATGTCTTCAGAAATGTGTAGTTGTTGGCTTTGTGGGAAATAGGAAGAATAACTTCCTATTTTCACCTTTAATCCAAAGCCATGTGGGAAATTCCAAATGTTGTAAATGTCATACTCCGCACACAGTTTTTCTCTCAGATTCATATTCACCAGCTCCCCGACAGGGTTAATAAATACTCTATTCCTCAGCAAAGAAGCCATCTAAGTGAGATGCATCATTAGAATACATATACCCGCCCAGTAATGCAAAATGATATTGTGAATGAACCCAAATTTTCAATATCTTCCAGAAAAGACAACTGTGTTGAAGATATCCTATCTACTGAAATACAAAATATCTCGTGGATAACTATTATTTGTTATTCTTCATATCAATTTTTCATGGTGAAAAAGGTCAGAAGACGTGCTTACCAAATAATGAGTAAAATAATGAAAGAGTcagaacatttattatttatatgaaaaCTGTCAAAATGGATGCTTTtacatatgtgagtatgtgtctgtgtgtgtgtgttcatagcaaaaattatttttaaaaagagagaagtcATTAAATTAAGGAGTGAGATGCCTGGAAGTTGTTGAAAGGGAGAGTGGGAGTACATGCCATGTAAATACagtatacatatatgatataaaataaaatgaataatatgcGGTCATCACTCTTTGTTAACATACTTAATTGAAACTTTATATTAACAATTATTTGACATTGATCAatacatattttgtttattgagatagaAATTCTCTTCTAGTTGTCACTGAAgtttttatgataaaattttcCATTACTATTTCTAATATTgaaatcatttttgaaaatattggTACACATTCTCACAAAAATAACTTGTCTTCATATAAAATATTGTCATCCATTGAATGTTAATTACATGAAGTCTATTCATCTATATGAAAGATTAAAATTAGGAACTTTGGAGTAATAGAAATCTTTGTATTGAGaaaacaatcatttaaaaatatcatgaCTTAAGCATGATGGAAAGTAAGATAATTTACCTGATGAAAGTCATAGCATATTCCTTGGGTTTTGGCTATATGCTGAGAGTCTACTTGTTGAAAAATGATTTCATGGTAGGTGTGGGCAACAGCATACACAGCATTGTATAAATTGTAACCTTCTTCACTCAGGACCATGTCAAATTTGTGTTGTGATAACCATTCCAATGTAGTGTTGAATGAGCAATGATTCATTGAGCTGTAGTTGGTCTTACAGATtgaacaattaaaataattccaCTTTGTTCTCATCTGAGAAATGTCTATTGGATATTTGGAAGTGTTCATTGTTTGCATAAAGTTCGAAAATTTAGAAACCTTACCATGGTGATGTGCAAAAGTGACAGTCCCATAGAAAGGATCAAGGCTGAAATTTCTCTTACTTGTGGTGACATCCCATCTTGAGGTGGTGACCCAAATTCTGTGTATACCTAAATATTCCCATCTTCTAAAACTGACTTCAAGGGTAGAGTTCATCTCACCATAAATGATAACAACCTTTGTTGATGATGTCAtgatttgtttttcatatattccAGCCATTGTCATGTATAACTGCATGTTTTCTGGGACCACACTCACAAAAGCTAAACAGACTCCTTTTCTTTGCATCTCTTCTCTTAAGTCTGAGAGAAACTGAATTCCCTGGTCATCATCTGAGACAACCAGCCCTATCCAAGTCCATGTAAAATAAAGCATCAAAGAGACCATGGCCTTGGGCAAACATGTATCTTTTTGTGCTATCTGGCAGACATAGGGAAACTGTATATTGTCACTCAGGATAGGATGATATGGTCCAAAGAAAATCTGAAGGATGAAGAACAGAAGAAGCAATTTGAGGAATATTTTTAGCAGGACATTCATTGTTATATATGAGTTGTATTACTCACCTTCCAGAACTCCTACAAAGGACAGTAAGATTACCATATAAATGTTGTGTATTAGTCCTTTTGTATTCTAGAATATTTCTGACAATCTGAATGTTTAACAAAATTTTGCAGGTTTCTccaattctttaatttttgtaataCAAAGAAATGTTGGTGACATGCCAATATGTGATTCCTTAAGCCTTTAGAATATGtagagcagcacacacacacaaacccatgtTTCCTATTCATTCTCTATAAGGACTTGGGATTAGTATAGACAAGCTGGTACCTCTCCTTTTACCACACAGCCTTACCTTTGGCTGCCTGTCATAAGTCATCACTTTCAAAGATGTAGTCCATGATGGCCCTGTAAGTCCTACATCACATACAGATATTCCACAGTCATAATTAAGAATTCTTGATGTGTTGTTTTGTAATAAATATAGTTCATCCATTTTTTCCAATGTATCAAAACAGAAGCCAACaacaaatgaaaacttcaaagacATGTTGGGTAAAAGGTAAGGGTTCCTGTTGATCTCATCAGTAGCAAAAAACAATACCAGAAAAAACTCATATTTTCCTTTTGGTATTCTAAAAAAGGACAGATGAGGATCAAGGaggatattatatatatgaaattttcaaaccaATTGACTCAAACCTTTTTCTCTGCCGTCTCTATATTTCTGTATTAATTCTATATATCCTCttataaagacagagaaaagagatctTTAAAGTTTAAAGCATTTTCAGAATTCATCCAAATGAGGCATTCTGAtacaagaatttttttctttgtgaaaatctGTAAAGAGCTTATGTGATTCCAGAATACCATTCATGAACTAGAACATAGCCAAAGACTTTCAGTCTGCTACAAGATTTGGGGGATTTTCAATCTagagaaacttgaaaaaaaaccaTGTATCTGCAGAATGCTACTTTATACTTTAATTGTTAAATGATAATTATAGAAGGGTTGAAGTTTTTTCAATCATATATAAAAAGCATCTTGACCATATTGAGTACTTCAGAAATCATACAATAGATGCTGGCCCACAGCCCCCCATAGAAGACTCCTGCTCTGTTTTGGCCACACTGGTACTAGGAACTTagggagagcaaggaaatataaatatataaggaagaagtcaaactactGATATTTGTAGATGTtattatagtatacataagtgacactcaaaattctaccagggaactcctaaaaCAGATAAATACCTTTAGTGAATTGGCTGgctacaaaattaactaaaaaaaaaacactatccTTATTATATATGAATGATTAATGGACTGAGAATCTAATCAGGAGAAAAAACTCTTCACAAtagctaaaaataattaaaaataccttggtgtaactctaaccatgCAAACTCACATAGTACAAaattttcaagtctttgaagaaagaaattgataaagataccagaatatggaaagatctcccatgttcatggatcagtagaattaatatagtaaaaatggcaatcttaccaaaagccatatataaattaaattgcaatccccatcaaactccaacacaattcttttgttgttactggtggtagtggtggtggtttttcgagacagggtttctctgtgtagctttgcacctttcctggaacttgctatgtagaccaggctggccttgaactcacagacatctggctgcctctgcctcccaagtgctgggattaaaggcgtggaccaccatcgcctggcagtCAACAcatttctttacagatcttgaaaaaacaatactcaacttcatatggaaaagcaagaaatcaaaaaacaaaaagaacagaatagACAAAACTATTCTGTACAATGACACAACTTCCAGAGGTATTATCATCTCCAATGTCAAGCTCTACTAcatagctatagtaataaaaaccacagggGATCCAGGgcattggtataaaaacagaGAGGTTAATAAATGGGATCAAATTGAAGATCTAGAGATAAATCCAAAAACTTACAGACgccttatttttgacaaagatatcAAATTTATACTAAGAAAAaaagtcttcaacaaatggtgctaacAAAACTGAGTGCccacatatagaagaatgcaaataaatccatatctataACTCtgcacaaactcaagtccaagtagatcaaagccTTCAGTATAAAACCAGTTACaatgaacctgacagaagagaaaattggAAAGAGCCCTGACTACATTGACACAGTTGTCTACTATCTGAAGAGCATACTAATAGCACAAGCTCTAAGACTGACAATAAataagacctcatgaaactgaaaagcttatgtaagacaaaggacatcaTCAGTGGCAGCCAACAAAATAGGAAAAGGTCTTCaacaactccacatctgacaaaacatataaagaactgatttccaaatatataaatgtctgatttccaaaatatataaggaactgaaaaaattagacatcaacaaaccaaataagccaattaaaaagtggtgtacagatctaaacagcaAATTCTCAAAAGAGTAGTCACAAACAGCTGATCAGTtctgaaagaaatgttcaacatccttagccatcaggaaaatgcaaatcaaaacttcaCTGAGATTCAATTTTGTATCTGTCATGATGCCTAAGaccaataacacaagtgacagttcaccCTAGTGAGGATAGATTATAAGGTTAGCACTCGTCCATTGCTGATAGGAGTGTACACTTATACAGCCACTGTAGAAATCACTGTAGTTGTTCTTCATTAAGAAGGGAATCATTGTACATGAATATCCAGCTATTCCACTTTTGgacatatacctaaaggatgttTCATCCTACCACCATGACACTTGCTCAATCATATTCATTCCTGCTCTATTCTTATTTGCCAGAAAGTGTAAACGACCTACATGTCCCTCagtgaaaaaaaatggataaagaaaatgtgtggtatatttacacaatgaagtattactcagctgttaaaaaatgaaattttcaggcaagtggattaaacagaaaaaaattacccTGAGTAAGAAAAGATAAACCCAGAAAGATTAATATGGTCTTTGctcatttatatgtggatattatctgctaaataaatgataacccagctacaatctgtagacccgGAGAGATTACAAATAGAAGGACCAAGGGGGAACATGCAGATTGGGaggggaaaatagaataaatattatGGGAGGACTGGACATGGTTGATGACAACTGGAGGATAATGTGGGGGGAAAGTAAGAGAAATTGGGATGGGGAAGGAAATGTGAGGAGAGACATCTAGCATTTGGGGGCATTTAAAGATTGACAAGGAAATCAATTAGTGTGAATTTCCTAAAATATGTGAAAGTGGTGATAATGAAGTCTCTTACTCATGAAGGAGATAGATTCCCCACTGGCAACTCTAGTCACCAAATATTGCTTCTAGTACCTGAACTGGGTTTCATCCTATTTTGTTGGTGGTCAGAGAGGTTCCATAGAAATTCTCAACAGCACATACTATTGGCAAGACAATAGTATGTTCCTGCAAACTGTACAGCAAAgcttcattgctgaagacaacacctgcaCAATGCATTGAATATGCAGAGGTCAAACTGCTGCCTCCATAGAACCTTTACACTTAAATTATAGTGCCTTTGGCATGGAAAAGCACCCTGAAGGCTACCAAAAAGAAACTTAAACATCAACTCAGCCACATAACATTTGACCTACAATCTCTTCTgcttgcaaaatatgctagggcaatgttGGCACAAAACTTGTAAGAGTAAGCAACCAATCTCTGTTTTGTCTTAGAGGCCATTCCACCAGAAGGAACCCATATCAACCCAACTTTGATTAGAAAGAATCAGAGAAGAGATTCACAAGAGACCTGGGGTAAACCAAAGactactggtctaaaaacaagtaacaataaaatgCCTCCTCATGATATTCTCATATATCCAttgatcagtgccttattcaaacattattagagaagcttccttctacCATACATGAcaataaatacagagactcacaggcaGATATTATGGACATATAGTAAGACACCTTAGAACTTGTAGCTCAAATTGGATGTCTCTACCAAACACCTCCCTTCAGAGTTTTAGAACTTGCCTGGAAGTGAATGTGGAGAGAGTGCCAGAGCCAAAGAGGATGGAGCACACAAGGTCaacaaagccctctaaatcaactgaacaaagctcatatgaacttaAAGAAGCAAGCACTTGGGCTCATACAAGTTTGTAccagtcctctgcatatatattaaatTGCTTTCAATTTACTTTGAGGATGGGACTACTAAGTGTGTGAATAAGTGGGTCTCTAATtattgtgccttttcttggagcTCTTTTCCttatatgttgttttgttttgggtttgctTTTGATTATGTTTTATCTTGCTCAACTTTTTgtggtggttggttttttttttatcttaatatttatttaccttGTTATGTTTGGTTGTCATCTCTTAGAATCCAGTTCTTTTATAATGAAATAGAGAAGGGTAGTAGATTCAGATGGGACTAGATGTGTTAGGAACTTGCAGGAATAATGTGAggggaactgtaatcaggatattttatgggagaaaagaatctatttttaataaaatgggtaaaagtaaaaaaaagagtATAACAAAACCTTAATCAgttagggaaggaagaaaataagaggaGCTTCTCAGCAATTTGCCGGACTCAGGTGGTAGAGGATAGTATTAGCTTCCCTCCAGACTCCCAGGTCTAGTAGGGCACAACTACCAGTAGCCTGCCTAGCACCAAAGGCCAAAGGTTGATCACCATCATACCAAGCCCATTAATTCTATGCCCAGGCATATAAGAGATGAAAAGCAGATCTCTGCATCATGCCTTGTGGCTGAGGTAGGCAGGGTTCAAACATGTGCTACGTGTGACTCAACCAGCAGCCCTCCAGGAATGAACAGACTATTATAATAAGTGAATACAGAgtgggggaaaggaagaaagagagaggcagaatggttcatgGGCTAGGGAATGAGGAAGATCTGAAGGAATGACTGTGGTGAGGAGCAGGCTGATATGAAAGGTCTGCTTGCCACCCAAGTCCCAGATGATGTCCAGGCCAGGGCTATTGCCAAGGTGCAAGTCTTGGCCCAAGGCCCAGAAGCATCTAAGTGGCCTGGGTTGATGTCTTTAGCTCTTGTCACCAGTGAGGCCCCTGCAGAGCTCTGGGGCTCTGCCACCATCTGGAGACATGATGAGTTCTAAGAGCCACATTGCTGGAGGGACTTTGTCACCCTGAGTGGCACACACTGCTACCTGGGACTGCAGTAACAATcagacctgggctgctgctgaggaccatgtctgggtccacagTTCTATCAAAGCTGAGATCTGTGTTGATGACCAGTGGCCCATGTTGTTACCAAAGGCCAGAAATATGCCCAGGGTCTAGGCTGCAAGCTGTGACCATGTTAGTGTCCAAAGACTGTGCTTTCACTGAGGCCATGCACAGTTGAGTGACCAGCACTGTGACCTGGGGCCATTGTGTTATCTGTGTCAGGGttgctgcctagggccatgtcatGGTCCTGAATCATCCAGGCTCTATGTTGATATCAATAGCTCCTTATATCATCAAAGGTTGTGCCCCTGCTATGGGTCTGAGCCACCACTtagcccatgttgccaccagacAACATATGGATAGCAGGAGTCTGTGTGCCAACCTGTGGCCAGTTATGTGTCCAAAGGCCATGCAACTTCCAGGGACATTCTGATCAGAGAGGCCTGTGCTCTTATGTGGGGCTATTATGTCATTTAGTCAAAGCCTGATACTGATGAATATGTCTGCATCAGTGGCCCTACAGCAAACAAGGTCTGAATTAATGTCCAGGTTTCCTGTTAAAATTGAGGGCCATGCAGATGATAAGGTTCTGGTCAGTCACCTGAGACCATCTCAGTATCCTCATCCCATGCTTCTGCTAGGCCTGTAGTGATTTGGAAAGCTTATGCTGCCACATGGGGACTTGGAGACATctaggcccaggctgctgcctagGAATATGTCTAACACCATGGCTCTGCAGCAGCCAGGGCCTGGGGTAAGTTCTATGGGTCTTGTTTTCATCAAAGAGCTTGCAGATACATTGTATCTGGTCAGCAATCTGGGACTTTGCTGGTGTCTAAAGGCCATGCCAATAGCAGACCCATACTTACCTGTGTGGTTAGTGTTGCTACTGGAACTATGCTGGTATTTGGTCCCGATATGATACCAAGGACAATATCTacatccatccttctgctactgGCATCTGTGATGATGCCCATGGCCATTGTTAGCACAGGGGGTAATAAGAACCACATGTGTGAAAATCTGAGGGCTATAGAGAGCCATATGCACACTTCACTGGACCTGGGATATCTGGCCCTGCTCCTATCAAGATACTgcagtgggagagctggtcctacTCCTCAGAGGAGAGTTGGAATCACACTTGTGAACTATGACCCAATGTTCAGCAATGGGCATGCTATTCACCTGGCCAGCACAATAGACATGACCCTTTGCGCCCACTAAGGTtttctagtggctttacccagcaggactgcattagaggatgaatgaaccacaggcctgagtaccaggtgtttggaagggtctacacttggctgtatctcacaagaggtcttttgcccctcaacttggcattattataaaaagcccttttgaataaagtgcTGACCGGGTGGATAAAGATCCAGTTCCTCCCtaggctattctctctctctctctctctctctctctctctctctctctctctctctctttctctctccctctcaagaTATTTCTATtgaatatttcctgctgctcctactcaagtacgttggggaaaagtgggggtggggtgccccCCCCATAGATGACACCATTGAACAggaacaaagacaaagacaacaaAAGTAGGATTTGGCCCTGACAGAAAGCAGTTGGGTCTATACGGTTTTTTagtgaataaagaaaagagaggcaAGGAGTTTTGTCCtcagtagaaaaagaaacaacgGGACTAAAAGTATGCCTCAAGAGGCTGCAGAGTAGATTTCTCTCtatcaagctctctctctctctctctctctctctctctctctctctctctatctatctatctatctatctcaacttctatctataaaaattaggaaaataggatataggaatatagggtaagaaaaaatataaagtaagatAGAGTAGGAATATTAggaagaaaatttaggataaagATAAGCAACAAGATGCAGGAACTATGTCCTTAATTTTTCAACTATGAGGCTAGGCACACAAGCTTGGAAAaactggaggaaaagaaaaaacatgcaGAAAAAAGCTTCCAGTAGAAGCATTGTCCTGGGGACAGCAaaaaatgctaagtccaagcagctGAGGAAATAATTTTCCCTCAAGCAAAGGCAAGTGAAATAAATTTTTTCACTCTGCAGATGCTGCCACTGTATGGCAATACCATACCATCAGGATTAGTGtcctcttggccatgaagccaaaGTTTAGAGAAAAGAACTCCTAGGAAAACTGTTtagtctttctctctcaaaaactgaaagctttcttggAAAAACTTAGCAATTCctctctaaaaaactaaaaaccttTAAGAACTTTCTTTCTCCAATTCTCTTTCTAAATGGGCAAATTTAAACTCCCCTGGAAGAATGCAGGAAGTAACCTATGGTTTgctctaagaaaaaaacaaaaagatctcTTGGTACTAGACAAATCCTCTCTGCTAAGGTCTTTCCCTACAAGCTACTAAAAAAAGCAGCTAGAACTTCTCCTGCAGCTGGAACACTCAGAAAATTGCAGGCAGAGGAAGCAGTAAAGCTGAGCTGCAGCTTTGGTTGCTGGGGAATCAGAGACTATGTG from Peromyscus leucopus breed LL Stock chromosome 22, UCI_PerLeu_2.1, whole genome shotgun sequence includes:
- the LOC114684975 gene encoding vomeronasal type-2 receptor 116-like isoform X5, with translation MKKLCTFTISLILYSLTETSCFWRIKHNEEVDGDLRTDCGFVLFITPEPVEEDFYNTIIDFIIPKGKYEFFLVLFFATDEINRNPYLLPNMSLKFSFVVGFCFDTLEKMDELYLLQNNTSRILNYDCGISVCDVGLTGPSWTTSLKVMTYDRQPKIFFGPYHPILSDNIQFPYVCQIAQKDTCLPKAMVSLMLYFTWTWIGLVVSDDDQGIQFLSDLREEMQRKGVCLAFVSVVPENMQLYMTMAGIYEKQIMTSSTKVVIIYGEMNSTLEVSFRRWEYLGIHRIWVTTSRWDVTTSKRNFSLDPFYGTVTFAHHHGKVSKFSNFMQTMNTSKYPIDISQMRTKWNYFNCSICKTNYSSMNHCSFNTTLEWLSQHKFDMVLSEEGYNLYNAVYAVAHTYHEIIFQQVDSQHIAKTQGICYDFHQMASLLRNRVFINPVGELVNMNLREKLCAEYDIYNIWNFPHGFGLKVKIGSYSSYFPQSQQLHISEDIESSIGETPVYMEQCVSCPDDHYSNAEHTHCLQRHVSFLAYEDPLGMTLACMSLCFSALTALVLGAFVKYNDTPIVKANNRILSYILLISITFCFLCSLLFIGHPNIVTCILQQTTFGVFFTVAVSTVLAKTITVVLAFKLTTPGKRIRGMLVSGAPNFVIPICTMVQLVLCGIWLVTSPPFIDTDTHSEHGQIIIVCNKGSVIAFHFVLGYLGSLALGSFTVAFLARNLPDRFNEAKFLTFSMLVFCSVWVTFLPVYHSTKGKVMVTVEVFSILASSAGLLGCIFVPKCYVILIRPDLNSLQKFRDRSLY